The following are encoded together in the Drosophila sechellia strain sech25 chromosome 3R, ASM438219v1, whole genome shotgun sequence genome:
- the LOC6612981 gene encoding eIF-2-alpha kinase GCN2 — protein sequence MADEKAKESFRERQAQELEVIKSIFGCDVEDLRPQANPSLWKPTDIRIQLTPLRDSSNGLETYVCTKLHVTCPSKYPKLPPKISLEESKGMSDQLLEALRNQLQAQSQELRGEVMIYELAQTVQAFLLEHNKPPKGSFYDQMLQDKQRRDQELQDLQRQRESLQRQTLIDEVERRKEMFKTEAKRRGEPRRSMSESNPRHPSSSESSENSSPYYRGHIYPSKCLDHRNTETLYFHKMGRQIQRGCCVGHSQRGCIAYTGIDMHCGQLLYITEWNIKYSQLEQPCIGGGKCHWSSESKCMGSHRVDEVMASIEKQVSSLSQLQHKNLVSYECVLCIKRKEGLLVYLVQDFLLGTSVFSISSSLGWCMDGARMVARGVLDALVFLHNKGVSHSHLLDTTVFMDNTGNVRVSDFSLVPNLLELLSGAGQSSSCGDLPALGALVESLMPTNSYEMRDFVDKCNSDRTLSASELLEHPFLRFYVDNGQQQVMPLPQQQHPNTVQRTGSAMPYQIPTLAISQSRLRTEFEVLMYLGKGAFGDVLKVRNILDNREYAIKRIPLPARSRQLYKKMTREVELLSRLNHENVVRYFNSWIESVDDADAAEMDKLLGGEWSQSQQDLSVKPAKSSQLGPTLEEDEDEEDSSSSMWNGYIPNMEDSDSDGIEFVDSNGKVAVYDDEEQDDSTRDKSNSPRPLMQVMYIQMEFCEKCTLRTAIDDNLFNDTDRLWRLFREIAEGLAHIHQQGIIHRDLKPVNIFLDSHDQIKIGDFGLATTSFLALQAHDAAPAPVNQLTSAEDGTGTGKVGTTLYVAPELTGNASKSVYNQKVDMYTLGIILFEMCQPPFDTSMERAQTIMALRNVSINIPDAMLKDPKYEKTVKMLQWLLNHDPAQRPTAEELLISDLVPPAQLEANELQEMLRHALANPQSKAYKNLVARCLQQESDEVLEHTYHLGSSRAMKSWNSAIIIDDIVSLNPVIEFVKAKVVNLFRKHGAIEVDSPLLSPLSAGNSTANANANAVHLMTHSGCVVVLPCDLRTQFARHVTMNSVNLIRRYCVDRVYREERVFNFHPKQSYDCSFDIIAPTTGSHLVDAELLSLAFEITSELPRLREKNLAIRMNHTNLLRAILIYCNVPKAQYGALFEGTMDFIESRISRFQFHSSITGIMEKSRTSAQTLMDMLLANFLLTGSRSTVDDSALKSLMRGKGEAASLARGALRELETVVGLAYSLGVKCPIHIWAGLPISFDRASNGGIVWQMTADLKPNRSGHPSVLAIGERYDSMLHEFQKQAQKFNTAMPSRGVLSGAGLTFSLDKLVAAVGVEYAKDCRAIDVGICVCGTRPPLKDVTYIMRLLWSVGIRCGIVEAASELGDEAQDLARLGALHVILVAENGSLRVRSFERERFQERHLTRTELVEFIQKMLRTEGLNGTTLDNFSQLSAMGSGDNRSSGGKERERGENGLSTSTSNATIKNSYSQLPNLQVTFLTHDKPTANYKRRLENQVAQQMSSTLSQFLKKETFVVLVVELPPAVVNAIVGAINPREMRKRETEPEINFVIERFSKYKRYISEINEEVLDYLSDAKTPIVALYSISDSYYRVII from the exons ATGGCGGATGAAAAGGCCAAGGAATCCTTCCGGGAGCGGCAAGCGCAGGAGTTGGAGGTTATAAAG TCCATCTTTGGCTGTGATGTGGAGGACCTAAGACCCCAGGCGAATCCTTCCCTGTGGAAGCCAACGGACATACGGATACAACTTACCCCACTACGAGACTCCTCCAACGGACTGGAAACCTATGTGTGCACCAAGCTGCACGTCACCTGTCCTTCAAAGTATCCAAAATT GCCCCCTAAGATATCTCTCGAGGAGTCCAAAGGCATGTCGGATCAGCTGCTGGAGGCCCTACGCAATCAACTGCAGGCTCAATCCCAAGAGCTACGTGGCGAAGTGATGATTTATGAACTGGCCCAGACCGTTCAGGCCTTTCTTCTCGAACACAACAAACCACCGAAGGGCTCTTTCTACGACCAGATGCTCCAGGACAAACAGAGGCGCGACCAGGAGCTGCAGGACCTTCAGCGGCAGCGGGAGTCCCTGCAACGCCAGACGCTGATCGACGAGGTGGAGCGGCGCAAGGAGATGTTCAAAACGGAGGCTAAAAGGCGCGGCGAACCAAGGCGCAGCATGAGCGAGTCTAACCCACGGCATCCTAGCTCGTCGGAGAGCTCCGAGAACTCCTCGCCCTACTATCGTGGTCACATCTACCCCTCCAAATGCCTGGATCACCGCAACACGGAGACGCTCTACTTCCACAAGATGGGCAGGCAGATTCAGCGAGGATGCTGCGTTG GTCACTCCCAAAGAGGGTGCATCGCCTACACTGGCATAGATATGCACTGCGGCCAATTGCTCTATATAACAGAATGGAACATCAAGTACAGCCAACTGGAGCAGCCATGCATCGGCGGCGGCAAGTGCCACTGGAGCAGCGAGTCAAAGTGCATGGGCAGTCATCGTGTGGACGAAGTGATGGCCTCCATTGAAAAGCAGGTGTCCTCACTGTCCCAACTGCAGCACAAAAACCTCGTCTCGTACGAGTGCGTACTGTGCATCAAGCGAAAGGAAGGCTTACTTGTGTATTTGGTCCAAGACTTCCTCCTCGGCACCAGCGTGTTCAGCATCTCCTCCTCGCTTGGCTGGTGCATGGACGGCGCGCGAATGGTCGCGCGCGGCGTGCTGGATGCCTTAGTATTTCTTCACAACAAGGGTGTATCCCACAGTCACCTGCTCGACACCACTGTTTTTATGGACAACACAGGCAATGTTAGGGTGTCCGACTTTTCGCTCGTTCCCAATCTTCTAGAACTTCTGAGCGGAGCTGGACAAAGCAGCAGTTGCGGGGACTTACCCGCGTTAGGTGCCCTGGTGGAGAGCTTGATGCCCACTAACAGTTACGAGATGCGCGACTTTGTAGATAA GTGCAACTCGGACCGCACACTTTCCGCTTCAGAGTTGTTAGAACATCCATTCTTACGCTTTTACGTCGACAATGGCCAGCAGCAGGTGATGCCATtaccacagcagcaacatcctAACACCGTCCAGCGCACTGGATCCGCCATGCCGTACCAGATACCAACCCTGGCCataagccaatctcgcctgcGAACGGAATTCGAGGTGCTCATGTACTTGGGAAAGGGTGCCTTTGGTGACGTGCTGAAGGTGCGCAACATTTTAGACAACCGAGAGTACGCCATCAAGCGCATACCATTGCCCGCGAGGAGTCGCCAGCTGTACAAAAAGATGACGCGCGAGGTGGAGCTTCTTTCGCGGCTGAATCATGAGAATGTAGTTCGATACTTTAACAGCTGGATAGAAAGTGTAGATGACGCAGATGCCGCTGAGATGGATAAGCTGCTGGGTGGTGAGTGGTCCCAGAGTCAGCAAGACCTTAGCGTAAAACCTGCCAAGTCATCACAGCTGGGGCCCACTTTagaggaggacgaggatgaaGAGGACAGCTCATCCAGCATGTGGAACGGTTACAT ACCCAACATGGAGGACTCCGATTCGGATGGCATTGAATTTGTGGACTCCAACGGCAAGGTGGCTGTCTACGACGACGAAGAGCAGGACGATTCCACCAGAGACAAGAGCAATTCGCCAAGACCTTTGATGCAGGTCATGTACATCCAGATGGAGTTCTGTGAGAAATGCACACTGCG CACCGCCATCGATGACAATCTCTTCAATGACACGGATCGTCTGTGGCGCTTATTTCGGGAGATTGCCGAGGGCCTCGCGCATATTCACCAGCAAGGCATTATCCATCGGGACCTAAAGCCCGTTAACATCTTCTTGGACTCGCACGATCAGATCAAGATCGGTGACTTTGGTCTGGCCACCACCAGTTTTCTGGCTCTGCAGGCCCACGACGCAGCACCAGCGCCTGTTAACCAGTTAACCAGTGCGGAGGACGGCACTGGCACTGGTAAGGTCGGCACCACTCTATACGTGGCTCCCGAGTTGACAGGAAATGCTTCCAAGTCTGTGTACAACCAGAAGGTTGATATGTACACCCTGGGAATCATTCTCTTCGAGATGTGCCAACCGCCGTTCGACACAAGCATGGAGCGGGCTCAGACCATTATGGCTCTCAGGAATGTTTCCATCAATATACCGGATGCTATGCTTAAGGATCCCAAGTATGAGAAGACGGTTAAG ATGCTTCAATGGCTCCTCAACCACGATCCGGCCCAGAGACCTACCGCCGAGGAGCTGCTCATCTCAGACCTGGTTCCACCAGCCCAGTTGGAGGCGAATGAGCTCCAAGAAATGCTGCGTCACGCTCTCGCCAATCCGCAGAGCAAGGCCTACAAAAACCTGGTTGCCCGATGTCTTCAGCAGGAGAGCGACGAGGTGCTGGAACACACCTACCACTTGGGAAGCAGTCGAGCTATGAAATCCTGGAACTCGGCAATCATAATCGATGACATAGTATCCCTGAACCCCGTGATTGAGTTTGTTAAGGCTAAGGTCGTGAATCTATTCCGCAAGCACGGAGCTATAGAGGTGGACTCACCGCTCCTGTCCCCACTTTCCGCAGGGAACAGCACTGCGAATGCGAACGCCAATGCCGTGCACCTGATGACCCACTCGGGATGTGTGGTGGTGCTACCCTGTGACCTGCGGACACAGTTTGCGCGTCACGTTACCATGAACAGCGTGAATCTCATCCGGCGCTACTGTGTGGACCGTGTCTATCGGGAGGAGCGAGTGTTCAATTTCCATCCCAAGCAAAGCTATGACTGCTCTTTCGATATAATTGCACCCACAACTGGAAGTCACCTAGTGGATGCGGAGCTGCTGTCGTTGGCTTTTGAAATCACTAGTGAACTGCCCCGATTACGTGAAAAGAATCTGGCTATCCGCATGAACCACACTAATCTCTTGAGGGCCATCCTCATCTACTGCAATGTACCAAAGGCTCAGTATGGAGCACTCTTCGAGGGCACCATGGACTTCATCGAGTCGCGCATCTCACGCTTCCAATTTCACTCGAGTATCACCGGGATCATGGAAAAGTCGCGAACATCTGCTCAAACTCTGATGGACATGTTGCTAGCTAACTTTCTGTTGACTGGTTCCAGAAGCACGGTGGACGATTCCGCGCTGAAATCTTTGATGCGTGGAAAGGGAGAAGCGGCTTCACTGGCAAGGGGAGCACTGCGGGAACTTGAAACAGTTGTGGGACTGGCTTACAGTCTAGGCGTAAAG TGTCCTATACACATATGGGCTGGCTTGCCCATCAGCTTCGATCGTGCCAGCAACGGTGGAATTGTGTGGCAGATGACCGCTGACCTGAAGCCCAATCGCTCTGGCCATCCTTCGGTTCTGGCGATTGGGGAGAGATACGACTCTATGCTGCATGAATTCCAGAAGCAGGCGCAGAAGTTTAATACCGCCATGCCCTCACGAGGAGTTCTTAGTGGAGCGGGCTTGACGTTCTCCCTAGACAAACTGGTAGCTGCTGTGGGTGTGGAATACGCTAAGGATTGTCGGGCGATAGATGTAGGCATTTGCGTGTGTGGAACCCGTCCGCCACTAAAGGATGTGACCTATATTATGCGTCTGCTGTGGTCGGTTGGCATCCGATGTGGAATTGTGGAGGCCGCCAGCGAGTTGGGAGATGAAGCACAGGATCTTGCCCGCCTTGGGGCGTTACATGTCATCCTGGTGGCAGAAAATGGATCATTGAGAGTGAGATCTTTCGAGAGGGAACGATTCCAGGAGCGTCACCTAACTAGAACCGAACTGGTGGAGTTCATCCAGAAGATGCTGCGAACTGAGGGACTCAATGGGACCACCCTCGACAACTTCAGCCAGTTGTCAGCCATGGGTAGTGGCGACAACAGAAGCAGTGGTGGAAAGGAAAGAGAACGCGGCGAGAATGGTCTGAGCACCTCCACATCGAATGCTACCATCAAGAACAGCTATAGCCAGCTGCCGAATCTTCAGGTGACGTTTCTCACCCACGACAAGCCTACGGCGAACTACAAAAGGCGGCTAGAGAACCAGGTGGCGCAGCAGATGAGCTCAACGCTATCGCAGTTCCTCAAGAAGGAGACCTTTGTGGTCCTGGTGGTGGAGTTGCCGCCTGCTGTTGTAAATGCCATTGTGGGGGCCATTAATCCGCGGGAAATGAGGAAGCGAGAGACTGAACCGGAAATCAACTTTGTGATCGAGAG ATTTTCGAAATACAAGCGTTACATCTCCGAGATAAACGAGGAGGTTTTGGACTATCTGAGCGATGCCAAGACTCCCATTGTGGCCTTGTACAGCATATCCGATTCCTACTACCGCGTCATCATCTAG
- the LOC6612983 gene encoding polyribonucleotide nucleotidyltransferase 1, mitochondrial, producing MAMIFTRKSLKLLNYRLKCLSLSCPGGKRGVQSSSNGEAPSVEVNFSNGRNMTFSSGRLARFANGTAVCQMGDTAVMVTAVAKTKPNPGQGFMPLVVDYRLKNAASGRIPMNFMRRELGPSEKEILSARLIDRSLRPLFHKDYRTETQLVCNMLAMDAVHSPDVLAINAASMALSLSDIPWNGPIGAVRVGLCDGEVLINPTRRELQTSQLDLVVSATKQNLVVMLEGKGNVVLQQDLLKAIKQGTREAQFIIHEIERLQKAYGRQKREVEVAAEVDPELGKAVRSMCEMRLREIFQDSTHDKMSRDNAVNEVRSNVIDKVWSSFPDTEPSLIAEQFNQTSRTIFRELIFERGLRCDGRDYDQLRNISCQVDMYKPLHGSALFQRGQTQVFCTVSLDSQESAMKLDSLAALDSGGLKAKNFMLHYEFPPYATGEVGRIGPVGRRELGHGALAERSLLPTLPNDYPFTVRLTSEVLESNGSSSMASVCGGSLALMDAGVPVSAPAAGVAIGLVTKFENDDTKHLQDYRILTDILGIEDYMGDMDMKVAGTRKGFTAIQADLKIPGIPLKVVMESLQKATDAKSKILDIMSEAIREPRKYRKECWPVSETVTVEPQQRAQLIGPSGLHMKRIYLETGTSLTAVDETHFNAFAPSQAAMDEAKELIEGYMVKERVPDLEFGGIYTAKITELRDTGVMVILYPSMPPALLHNSQLDQRKIAHPSALNLEVGQEIQVKYFGRDPVSGFMRLSRKVLQGPGLGIPRSLNKSAGESGT from the exons ATGGCCATGATTTTCACACGGAAATCGCTAAAGCTGCTCAACTATCGGCTCAAATGCCTGAGTTTGTCCTGCCCAGGTGGAAAGAGAGGAGTGCAGAGCAGTTCCAACGGAGAAGCGCCCTCTGTGGAAGTCAACTTCAGCAATGG TCGTAACATGACCTTCAGTTCCGGACGCCTGGCGAGATTTGCGAATGGAACAGCTGTGTGCCAAATGGGCGACACCGCCGTCATGGTCACCGCAGTGGCCAAGACGAAGCCAAATCCCGGCCAGGGATTCATGCCTCTGGTGGTTGACTACCGACTGAAAAACGCCGCCTCTGGCAGGATACCCATGAACTTTATGCGCCGGGAACTGGGTCCCTCGGAAAAAGAGATCCTGTCAGCCCGCCTTATTGACCGTTCGCTGCGCCCACTCTTCCACAAAGATTATCGCACGGAGACACAGCTGGTGTGCAACATGTTGGCTATGGATGCGGTGCACAGTCCGGATGTGCTGGCAATCAATGCCGCTTCCATGGCTCTTTCTCTAAGTGACATTCCCTGGAATGGGCCCATTGGAGCAGTGCG CGTTGGCCTCTGCGACGGCGAGGTGCTGATCAACCCCACGCGCCGGGAGCTGCAGACTTCGCAACTGGATTTGGTAGTCTCCGCCACCAAACAAAACCTCGTCGTTATGTTGGAGGGCAAGGGCAATGTGGTTCTTCAGCAGGATCTCCTAAAGGCCATCAAACAAGGCACTCGTGAGGCCCAATTCATCATCCACGAGATCGAGCGATTGCAAAAGGCCTATGGTCGACAGAAGCGCGAAGTGGAAGTGGCTGCCGAAGTAGATCCCGAACTGGGGAAAGCCGTACGTAGCATGTGCGAGATGCGTCTGAGAGAGATCTTCCAGGACTCGACGCACGACAAGATGTCTCGGGACAATGCGGTAAACGAGGTGCGCTCCAACGTTATCGACAAGGTGTGGAGTTCGTTTCCGGATACCGAACCGTCGCTTATTGCCGAGCAGTTCAACCAGACCAGTAGAACCATTTTTCGTGAGCTGATCTTTGAGCGGGGTCTGCGCTGCGATGGACGGGACTACGACCAGCTGAGGAACATATCCTGCCAGGTGGACATGTACAAGCCTCTCCACGGATCCGCCCTATTCCAGCGCGGTCAGACGCAGGTCTTCTGCACGGTTAGCTTGGATTCGCAGGAGAGCGCAATGAAACTTGACTCGTTGGCTGCTTTAGATAGCGGTGGCCTGAAGGCCAAGAACTTTATGCTGCACTATGAGTTCCCGCCCTATGCCACGGGTGAAGTGGGTCGGATTGGTCCAGTGGGTCGCCGGGAATTGGGCCATGGAGCCTTGGCGGAGAGATCGTTGCTTCCTACCCTGCCGAATGATTACCCCTTTACCGTAAGACTCACCTCTGAAGTCCTGGAATCCAATGGGAGCAGTAGCATGGCCAGCGTTTGCGGTGGCTCCTTGGCCCTTATGGACGCCGGCGTACCAGTGAGTGCACCCGCGGCAGGTGTGGCCATTGGCCTGGTCACAAAGTTCGAGAACGACGACACGAAGCACCTGCAGGACTACCGCATTCTCACCGACATCCTGGGCATCGAAGATTACATGGGCGACATGGACATGAAGGTGGCTGGCACGAGGAAAGGCTTCACCGCCATCCAGGCGGACCTCAAAATCCCGGGAATTCCTCTTAAGGTTGTGATGGAATCGCTACAAAAGGCCACCGATGCCAAATCTAAGATTCTGGACATCATGAGTGAGGCTATTAGGGAACCTAG GAAATACCGCAAGGAGTGCTGGCCAGTGAGTGAAACCGTAACTGTGGAGCCGCAACAGCGGGCGCAGTTAATTGGTCCCAGCGGCCTTCACATGAAGCGGATTTACTTGGAAACGGGCACCTCCCTGACAGCAGTCGATGAGACCCATTTCAATGCTTTTGCTCCTTCTCAAGCAGCCATGGATGAGGCCAAGGAGCTGATCGAGGGCTACATGGTGAAGGAACGAGTGCCGGACCTGGAGTTCGGCGGAATCTACACTGCCAAAATCACCGAATTGCGGGACACCGGAGTAATGGTCATCCTCTATCCCAGTATGCCACCCGCCTTGCTGCACAACTCGCAGCTGGATCAGCGCAAGATAGCCCATCCCTCTGCCCTAAACCTGGAAGTGGGTCAGGAGATCCAGGTCAAGTACTTTGGCCGCGATCCCGTCTCCGGCTTTATGCGTCTTTCGCGAAAGGTTCTCCAAGGGCCCGGCCTGGGAATCCCCCGTTCGCTCAACAAATCTGCCGGAGAGAGCGGAACGTGA